AAGCAGATTCAGCACTGTTACCACGATAAGACCCGCTGTCAGAGAGAGTAGGATCATCGGCAAGAGTCCCGGCGTCGTGATCCCGCATAGCACTGCGGCTGCATGAGATAGTATGCCCATAAGCGGGAGGAGGAGCAGGGCATACACATAGTTCGCGAAAAAATGTCGCCACACAACGCCCTGCGGGATACCTTTCGCCTCTACGAGCCCCATATGCATTTCTGTCCCGATCTGTGAGGTCAAGATCCCGCCGATCGATCCGCATCCATTCATAAAAGGAGAAATGAGGATCAAAACGGAGGCAGCTGCGATCAGACCTTCCAGCTGATTCGTATACAAAACACCAGCTATGATGCCCAGCAGACAAAGGGGGGTAAGAAGAGGCAGACCTTCACGCAGAACGTCCTTCATTGTTTTTGTTGCCCAGTGCATAGATATGATCGCCCAGATGATCAGCACAAGTACAATGATCCCAAGAACGGCCTTTCCAATAAATGGGAGCTGCATCACCACGATCGCGGTTCCAACCAGAAACGGCAGGGTCATGATGTCGCCAAACGTGGTTACCACTGGAGCTCCGACCATATCAAGATTCCAGCTCTTACGGTAACAGATCACCGAGATCAGGATGCCTACAGCTGTAACGATGATACCTGCCAGGGTCCCTGATATGACCGAGATGATGACCATCTCAACAATGCCGATCACCTCAGTTCCAGTCAGCAAACAGATGATCTTGCCAAATATCGCCAGAACGACCGAGATGATCACCGTCAGGATGATCGAGGATCGCAGATTATCGCCAAGCTCCGTATCCCTTCCGAACTTTGTCTCGAATGCTCCGAGGTGCATTGAAGAAGACAATCGTGACGTAAGGATGCCGGCTATCGCTCCCCGCATATTTATTGAGGGGGTGACAAGCACCATAAGTCCCGGGATAAGAAGCAGAACAGCACTTACAAAACCAAGATAAATACCCGCAATGAAAGAAAGACTGACACTAATTATCAGTGTCCAAAGCCCGGTAAAAAATTCCCGGTGACCGCGAAGGAGGTAACCCCTCAGCATATCTGCTATCACCATCTCCATCCGGGTTCACCTCTTCTAAGCACATAATACTATACAAGTTAGTTCTGAATACGTATGAAGGCTTTGAACCTGACCAGCCCCAACGGGTGCTGAATAATCCTGTTCTTGGTATAGATAGTATCTGTCGATTATGGAAAATAAAAGGAAAGCGGATATGTTTCAAGATCACTCATATGAATCCTTTTTCAGTTAGGTATGAGAGGGATTTGCTCTTTTCAAAATGAGGAGGAGAATTGGCATGATGCCAAAAAATCAGTTTTTGAAACTGTGGATCGGTGCCGGAATTCTCCCGCCGCGGTTAATGAAATCTGCACACGAGAACTTATTCACTGCCTGTACTGGGGCATAGCCGAGAAGACCGCCGAACTCCACGATGTCTCCGATATCCTTTCCGATAACCGGAATCAGTCTGACACCCGTTGTCTTCTGGTTTATCATTCCGATTGCGGCTTCATCGGCGATGATTCCGGAAATCGTTGTTGCCGGTGTATTTCCCGGAATTGCGATCATATCAAGACCGACTGAACATACCGAGGTCATTGCCTCAAGTTTTTCAATGGTAATGGCGCCTCTGAGCACGGCATCAATCATACCCTGGTCTTCACTGACCGGGATGAATGCTCCGGAAAGTCCGCCGACATACGAACTTGCCATAACACCGCCCTTTTTCACCTGATCGTTCAAAAGTGCGAGAGCTGCCGTTGTACCTGGGGCACCCACGGATTCGAGTCCCATCTCTTCCAGAATCTCGGCGACACTGTCACCGACTGCCGGGGTTGGGGCAAGAGAAAGATCCACGATACCGAACGGAATCCCGAGCCTCTTCGATGCTTCCAGAGCGACCAACTGCCCCATACGGGTGACCTTGAACGCCGTCTTCTTCACGGTTTCAGAAAGCACTTCGAAGTTTTCGCCGCGTACCGCTTCGAGAGCATGCTTTACCACGCCCGGACCGCTGACACCTACATTGATGACCGCGTCCCCTTCGGTCACACCGTGGAATGCCCCGGCCATAAACGGGTTGTCATCAGGAGCATTGCATAACACGACGAGTTTTGCGCATCCGAGGGATCCGTTCTCCTTCGTTGCCTCAGCGGTTGCTTTTACAATCTCGCCCATCAGTTTGACTGCATCCATATTGATACCGGTTTTCGTCGAACCGATATTTATCGAACTGCAGATACGCTCAGTTGATGCAAGTGCCTGGGGAATCGACCGGATGAGATTCTCATCAGCACGTGTCATTCCTTTGCATACGAGCGCCGAGTATCCTCCAAGGAAGTTGACCCCGACCTCTTTTGCGGCTCTGTCCAGCGTTTTTGCGATAGTGACGAAATCCTCCGGGGATTTGCATGCCGACCCGCCGACGAGGGCGATGGGGGTCACCGAGATA
This Methanocorpusculum sp. DNA region includes the following protein-coding sequences:
- a CDS encoding PFL family protein, coding for MINILEVNETNKMIEQEKLDVRTITLGISLLDCCDTNLDALNTKIYDKITRVAKDLVSVGKDIEREYGIPIVNKRISVTPIALVGGSACKSPEDFVTIAKTLDRAAKEVGVNFLGGYSALVCKGMTRADENLIRSIPQALASTERICSSINIGSTKTGINMDAVKLMGEIVKATAEATKENGSLGCAKLVVLCNAPDDNPFMAGAFHGVTEGDAVINVGVSGPGVVKHALEAVRGENFEVLSETVKKTAFKVTRMGQLVALEASKRLGIPFGIVDLSLAPTPAVGDSVAEILEEMGLESVGAPGTTAALALLNDQVKKGGVMASSYVGGLSGAFIPVSEDQGMIDAVLRGAITIEKLEAMTSVCSVGLDMIAIPGNTPATTISGIIADEAAIGMINQKTTGVRLIPVIGKDIGDIVEFGGLLGYAPVQAVNKFSCADFINRGGRIPAPIHSFKN
- a CDS encoding magnesium transporter, whose product is MEMVIADMLRGYLLRGHREFFTGLWTLIISVSLSFIAGIYLGFVSAVLLLIPGLMVLVTPSINMRGAIAGILTSRLSSSMHLGAFETKFGRDTELGDNLRSSIILTVIISVVLAIFGKIICLLTGTEVIGIVEMVIISVISGTLAGIIVTAVGILISVICYRKSWNLDMVGAPVVTTFGDIMTLPFLVGTAIVVMQLPFIGKAVLGIIVLVLIIWAIISMHWATKTMKDVLREGLPLLTPLCLLGIIAGVLYTNQLEGLIAAASVLILISPFMNGCGSIGGILTSQIGTEMHMGLVEAKGIPQGVVWRHFFANYVYALLLLPLMGILSHAAAVLCGITTPGLLPMILLSLTAGLIVVTVLNLLGYYTAAVTYRLGYDPDNFGVPVMTSSIDLIGATALILVMAVMFV